GCAAAAGCCGCCGGGATACCCTTTTTGCGTGGCGAAAAGTCTTTTCGCCACGCAGAGGCATTTTTCAGAGCTTCAAGAAGCTCTGAAAAATGGGGATCATCATCGGGCAGGACACCCTTCCGGGTTTCCCGCACACACCCTTCCGCCCCGTTGACGAAAGGTTTCCTCTTTGGGGGCAGACTCAGGGTATCCCGACGGCAAAAGTCGCCGGGATATCCTTTTCTTCATCGTTTCTCCGGTCCGTTCCGCCGGAGGGGCGATTTTTACGCAGAATGTGACAACGTATCGTAATCTTCGATGCGAATATTGCGATTTGTATTCGTTTTTCAGAAGGAGAACACCACGCCTATGATGGCGGAGGCCAGAATGAACACGATGGGATGCAGGCCCTTAGTGGGCTTGCACCAGCGGGTCAGCACCAGCAGCACCGCCGCCAGCGCCACAGCCTTCCAGTTCACCGCCGCAAGGCCCGTCTGGCCGCTGTAAAGCAGGGCCAGTCCCACCACGGACAGGCCCGCCGCCGCCACCATGGCGGCGGAGGCCGGGCGCAGACCGTAGAACACGTTGTTCACCAGACGGCTCTCCCGGAAGCGCTTGAGGAAGGCCGCCACAATGAGGATCACGATCACCGAGGGCGCTACCAGTCCGATGGTAGCCGCCACGGCACCGGGGATCCCGGCGGTGAGGTAGCCCACATAGGTGGCCATGTTGACGCCCAATGGCCCCGGTGTGGATTCCGACACCGCCAGCATATCCGCCAGCTGGGACACGGTGAACCACTCCGGGTGGCGAGCGGCCATGTCATAGAGGAAGGGCAAGGTGGCAAGACCGCCGCCCACGGCGAACAGGCCCGTCTTGAAGAACTCGTAAAACAGCAGCAGACAAGTCATTTCTTCGCCCCCTTCAGATTCTG
The genomic region above belongs to Vescimonas coprocola and contains:
- a CDS encoding chromate transporter; this encodes MTCLLLFYEFFKTGLFAVGGGLATLPFLYDMAARHPEWFTVSQLADMLAVSESTPGPLGVNMATYVGYLTAGIPGAVAATIGLVAPSVIVILIVAAFLKRFRESRLVNNVFYGLRPASAAMVAAAGLSVVGLALLYSGQTGLAAVNWKAVALAAVLLVLTRWCKPTKGLHPIVFILASAIIGVVFSF